A genome region from Arthrobacter agilis includes the following:
- a CDS encoding 2-hydroxyacid dehydrogenase, with protein MTVVCVPDPNARNLLGALPDEVEVIVWDGEGDKPERLAETVFWVPQVEDSTNLAGKFAAMPKLEVTQLTSAGVEDILEHVPDGVTLCSARGVHGSAVAELVLAVVLATLRRLPHFGEAQRQGRWDPMEADDLRDKRVLIIGAGDLGEQTARRLRSFDAVPVLVAHTARDGIHATSELPGLLPEADVVVLTVPLTSDTTGLVDAEFLSRMPDGALLVNVARGKVVDTSALLAELTSGRLRAALDVMEPEPLPADHPLWNAPNLIITPHAAGSIAQSGPRAFALVNAQVRRYVAGEDLVNVVKDAH; from the coding sequence ATGACTGTCGTATGCGTACCCGACCCGAATGCCCGGAATCTCCTCGGAGCCCTTCCCGATGAGGTCGAGGTGATCGTCTGGGACGGCGAGGGCGACAAGCCCGAGCGCCTGGCAGAGACCGTCTTCTGGGTGCCGCAGGTCGAGGACTCCACCAACCTCGCCGGGAAGTTCGCGGCCATGCCGAAGCTCGAGGTCACCCAGCTGACGAGTGCCGGCGTGGAGGACATCCTCGAGCACGTCCCGGACGGCGTGACCCTGTGCAGCGCGCGTGGGGTGCACGGCTCGGCCGTCGCCGAACTGGTCCTGGCCGTCGTCCTGGCCACGCTGCGTCGGCTGCCCCACTTCGGTGAAGCGCAGCGACAGGGCCGGTGGGACCCGATGGAGGCCGACGACCTGCGCGACAAGCGCGTCCTGATCATCGGCGCCGGTGACCTCGGCGAGCAGACCGCGCGCCGCCTGCGGAGCTTCGACGCCGTTCCCGTGCTCGTGGCGCACACGGCACGGGACGGCATCCACGCGACGTCGGAGCTGCCGGGCCTGCTGCCCGAGGCCGACGTGGTGGTGCTGACCGTTCCGCTCACGTCGGACACGACCGGGCTCGTCGACGCAGAGTTCCTCTCCCGGATGCCCGACGGCGCCCTGCTGGTCAACGTGGCGCGCGGCAAGGTCGTCGACACCTCGGCACTGCTCGCGGAACTGACGTCCGGGCGGCTGCGCGCCGCCCTGGACGTGATGGAGCCGGAGCCCCTGCCTGCCGATCACCCGCTGTGGAACGCGCCGAACCTGATCATCACCCCGCACGCCGCCGGCTCGATCGCGCAGTCCGGCCCACGAGCCTTCGCGCTGGTCAACGCACAGGTGCGCCGCTACGTGGCCGGCGAGGACCTCGTCAACGTGGTGAAGGACGCCCACTGA
- a CDS encoding D-arabinono-1,4-lactone oxidase, protein MAIKQLTYPHQEPEFTGEDTRLRNWARNSRLGPPGSVVAPATEAELCDFLSTSDGRVRMIGSRMSPGRMIEVADGAGTLLDLSRLSGLISSTDDTATFAGSTSLAEVYAFLTARGQMLDASPGVIAEQTLAGALSTGTHGQGLQQSSIAGAALAIRMVLADGTVAEFDQNHPDFPAVQLGLGSLGVITAVTLRARESMIYTCVKKAIDAGTLETDLEAWNRENILVKAWWFPQENQVQVWTANEASDDEVSRYRAGGSQLVEYATTDTSMNSTIEATLQHLRDDSKGVADNGKSLRTVSRFRDFTDVTGDIYQVFCKGIATPQINVEIGIPLARAGAVIRKIKDWHAETRPRMHYPVILRCTGASEGWLSPSNGQDTCYFGFVVYYAADGSLSEEGDSFLRAVERALAEEGGRPHWGKYFDESLYDWPALYPQWEAFLRVRETLDPEHRFANAFTDALLD, encoded by the coding sequence ATGGCCATCAAGCAACTCACCTATCCCCACCAGGAGCCGGAGTTCACCGGCGAGGACACCCGGCTCCGCAACTGGGCCAGGAACTCCCGACTGGGCCCGCCCGGCTCCGTTGTCGCTCCGGCCACCGAGGCGGAGCTGTGCGACTTCCTGTCCACCAGTGACGGCCGGGTCCGGATGATCGGGAGCCGGATGTCGCCCGGCAGGATGATCGAGGTCGCGGACGGGGCCGGCACGCTCCTGGACCTCAGCAGGCTGAGCGGCCTGATCTCCAGCACCGATGACACCGCGACCTTCGCCGGCTCGACCTCCCTGGCCGAGGTGTACGCGTTCCTCACCGCGCGAGGGCAGATGCTGGACGCCTCACCCGGGGTGATCGCCGAGCAGACGCTGGCCGGCGCCCTGTCCACCGGAACCCATGGTCAAGGCCTGCAGCAGAGCTCGATCGCCGGCGCCGCGCTGGCCATCCGCATGGTGCTGGCCGACGGCACGGTCGCGGAGTTCGACCAGAACCACCCGGACTTCCCCGCCGTCCAGCTCGGCCTCGGCTCCCTGGGCGTGATCACCGCCGTGACATTGCGTGCACGGGAGTCGATGATCTACACCTGCGTGAAGAAGGCCATCGATGCGGGCACGCTCGAGACGGACCTGGAAGCCTGGAATCGGGAGAACATCCTGGTCAAGGCGTGGTGGTTCCCCCAGGAGAACCAGGTCCAGGTGTGGACCGCCAACGAGGCGTCCGACGACGAGGTGTCGCGGTACCGGGCCGGCGGCAGTCAGCTCGTGGAGTACGCGACGACCGATACGTCCATGAACAGCACGATCGAGGCAACGCTGCAGCACCTCCGCGACGACAGCAAGGGTGTCGCCGACAACGGCAAGTCGCTCCGCACGGTGTCGCGTTTCCGGGACTTCACCGATGTCACGGGTGACATCTACCAGGTGTTCTGCAAGGGGATCGCGACTCCCCAGATCAACGTGGAGATCGGCATCCCGCTCGCCCGGGCCGGAGCGGTGATCAGGAAGATCAAGGACTGGCATGCGGAGACCCGCCCCCGCATGCACTACCCGGTGATCCTGCGCTGCACCGGCGCGTCCGAGGGATGGCTGAGCCCGTCCAACGGCCAGGACACCTGCTACTTCGGCTTCGTGGTCTACTACGCGGCCGACGGTTCGCTGTCCGAGGAGGGCGACAGCTTCCTCCGGGCCGTGGAGCGGGCCCTCGCCGAGGAGGGCGGCCGTCCGCACTGGGGCAAGTACTTCGACGAGTCTCTCTACGACTGGCCGGCGCTCTACCCCCAGTGGGAAGCGTTCCTCCGGGTGCGCGAGACGCTGGACCCGGAGCACAGGTTCGCGAACGCCTTCACCGATGCGCTCCTCGACTGA
- a CDS encoding glycosyltransferase family 8 protein, whose product MTLLTQPDYLIGVRTLRASLAASGSTAPLVVMVTEGIDEQARRLLLDDGCLLRDVTPLRPAGGSADSYANARFAEVWTKLAVWGLTEFERVVFLDADMLVTRNMDELFSLDLPDGVIAACHACRCNPNRIASYPPSWTPETCFYTHCRGGDHVTEPGATDNYLNGGFLVLAPDEAVFTDMVGQLAGVDDLSHYPFAEQDFLNEYYRDRWRPLPYVYNALKTLQHQHPAVWDPASVKNIHYIIDKPWAKPLDSTDRYVEVNRLWWEMAETLGAPVGF is encoded by the coding sequence GTGACCTTGCTGACTCAACCCGACTACCTGATCGGGGTTCGGACGCTGCGGGCGTCGCTCGCGGCCTCCGGCAGCACCGCCCCCCTCGTGGTCATGGTGACCGAGGGGATCGACGAGCAGGCCCGGCGCCTCCTGTTGGACGACGGGTGCCTCCTGCGCGACGTGACACCGCTGCGTCCCGCCGGGGGATCGGCCGACAGCTACGCCAACGCCCGGTTCGCGGAGGTGTGGACCAAGCTGGCCGTGTGGGGCCTCACGGAGTTCGAGCGCGTCGTCTTCCTGGACGCCGACATGCTGGTCACCCGGAACATGGACGAGCTATTCTCACTGGACCTGCCCGACGGCGTCATCGCCGCCTGCCACGCCTGCCGGTGCAACCCGAACCGGATCGCGAGCTATCCGCCGAGCTGGACACCCGAGACCTGCTTCTACACGCACTGCCGGGGCGGAGACCACGTCACCGAACCGGGCGCGACGGACAACTACCTGAACGGCGGCTTCCTCGTGCTGGCGCCCGACGAGGCCGTGTTCACCGACATGGTGGGGCAGCTGGCAGGCGTGGACGATCTGTCGCACTATCCGTTCGCGGAACAGGACTTCCTCAACGAGTACTACCGCGACCGCTGGCGTCCGCTGCCCTACGTGTACAACGCGCTGAAGACCCTGCAGCACCAGCACCCCGCGGTCTGGGATCCGGCGTCGGTGAAGAACATCCACTACATCATCGACAAGCCGTGGGCGAAGCCGCTCGACTCCACCGATCGGTACGTCGAGGTGAACCGGCTCTGGTGGGAAATGGCAGAGACTCTGGGCGCACCCGTCGGCTTCTGA